One genomic segment of Bradyrhizobium prioriisuperbiae includes these proteins:
- the ftsH gene encoding ATP-dependent zinc metalloprotease FtsH — MNANLRNFALWVIIVLLLLALFTLFQNPGQRASSQDISFSQLLSEVDQSHVRDVVIQGQEIHGTFTNGGSFQTYAPNDPSLVKRLYDGKVSITARPPGDNVPWFVGLLVSWLPFIALIGVWIFLSRQMQGGAGKAMGFGKSRAKMLTEAHGRVTFEDVAGVDEAKQDLQEIVEFLRDPGKFQRLGGRIPRGLLLVGPPGTGKTLIARAVAGEANVPFFTISGSDFVEMFVGVGASRVRDMFEQAKKNAPCIIFIDEIDAVGRHRGAGLGGGNDEREQTLNQLLVEMDGFEANEGVILIAATNRPDVLDPALLRPGRFDRQVIVPNPDVVGREQILKVHVRKVPLAPDINLKTIARGTPGFSGADLMNLVNEAALMAARRNKRMVTQSEFEDAKDKVMMGAERKSLVMTEEEKMLTAYHEGGHAIVALNVKATDPVHKATIIPRGRALGMVMQLPERDKLSMSLEQMTSRLAIMMGGRVAEELIFGKEKVTSGAASDIEQATRLARMMVTRWGLSDELGTVSYGENQDEVFLGMSVSRTQNVSEATAQKIDVEIRRLVEDGYKEATEILTTKRDALEALAKGLLEFETLSGDEIIDLLNGKKPNRESVLEPTGPRTSAVPPAGKPRPRPEPDIGTEPQPQA; from the coding sequence ATGAACGCCAATCTGCGCAACTTCGCCCTCTGGGTCATCATCGTCTTGCTGCTGTTGGCACTCTTCACGCTGTTCCAGAATCCGGGTCAACGCGCCTCGTCGCAGGACATCTCGTTCTCGCAGCTGCTGTCGGAAGTCGACCAGAGTCACGTCCGTGACGTGGTGATCCAGGGCCAGGAAATTCATGGCACCTTCACCAATGGCGGCAGCTTCCAGACCTATGCGCCGAACGACCCGAGCCTGGTGAAGCGTCTGTATGACGGCAAGGTCTCGATCACCGCGCGCCCGCCCGGCGACAACGTGCCGTGGTTCGTGGGGCTGCTGGTGTCGTGGCTGCCGTTCATCGCCCTGATCGGCGTGTGGATCTTCCTCTCCCGGCAGATGCAGGGCGGCGCCGGCAAGGCGATGGGCTTCGGCAAGTCGCGCGCCAAGATGCTGACCGAGGCGCACGGCCGCGTCACCTTCGAGGACGTCGCCGGCGTCGACGAGGCCAAGCAGGATCTGCAGGAGATCGTCGAATTCCTGCGCGACCCCGGCAAGTTCCAGCGGCTCGGCGGCCGGATCCCGCGCGGCCTGCTGCTGGTCGGTCCTCCCGGCACCGGTAAGACCCTGATCGCGCGTGCGGTCGCGGGCGAAGCCAATGTGCCGTTCTTCACCATCTCCGGTTCGGACTTCGTCGAAATGTTCGTCGGTGTCGGCGCCTCGCGCGTTCGCGACATGTTCGAGCAGGCGAAGAAGAATGCGCCCTGCATCATCTTCATCGACGAAATCGATGCGGTGGGTCGTCATCGCGGCGCCGGTCTCGGCGGCGGCAATGACGAGCGCGAGCAGACCCTGAACCAGTTGCTGGTCGAGATGGACGGCTTCGAGGCCAACGAAGGCGTTATCCTGATCGCCGCCACCAACCGTCCCGACGTGCTCGATCCGGCGCTGCTGCGTCCGGGCCGTTTCGACCGCCAGGTCATCGTGCCGAACCCGGACGTGGTGGGACGCGAGCAGATCCTGAAGGTGCATGTCCGCAAGGTGCCGCTGGCGCCGGATATCAACCTGAAGACCATCGCGCGCGGCACCCCCGGCTTCTCGGGCGCCGACCTGATGAACCTGGTCAACGAAGCCGCTTTGATGGCTGCCCGGCGCAACAAGCGCATGGTGACCCAGAGCGAGTTCGAGGACGCCAAGGACAAGGTGATGATGGGCGCCGAGCGCAAGTCGCTCGTCATGACCGAAGAAGAGAAGATGCTGACCGCCTACCACGAGGGCGGCCACGCCATCGTGGCGCTCAACGTCAAGGCGACCGATCCGGTGCACAAGGCCACCATCATTCCGCGCGGACGTGCGCTCGGCATGGTGATGCAGCTGCCGGAGCGCGACAAGCTGTCGATGTCGCTGGAGCAGATGACCTCGCGGCTCGCCATCATGATGGGCGGCCGCGTGGCGGAAGAGCTGATCTTCGGCAAGGAAAAGGTGACCTCCGGTGCCGCCTCCGACATCGAGCAGGCCACCCGGTTGGCCCGCATGATGGTGACCCGCTGGGGCCTGTCCGACGAACTCGGCACGGTGTCCTACGGCGAGAACCAGGACGAGGTGTTCCTCGGCATGTCGGTGTCGCGCACCCAGAACGTCTCGGAAGCCACCGCCCAGAAGATCGACGTCGAAATCCGCCGGCTGGTCGAGGACGGTTACAAGGAAGCCACTGAGATCCTGACCACCAAGCGCGACGCGCTCGAAGCTCTCGCCAAGGGCCTGCTCGAGTTCGAGACGCTGTCGGGCGACGAGATCATCGACCTGCTCAACGGCAAGAAGCCGAATCGGGAATCGGTGCTCGAGCCGACCGGTCCGCGCACCTCGGCCGTGCCGCCTGCCGGCAAGCCGCGTCCGCGTCCGGAGCCGGATATCGGCACCGAGCCGCAACCGCAGGCCTAA
- the tilS gene encoding tRNA lysidine(34) synthetase TilS: MVRDDSTPITATEARQLFADLRDLPAIVLAVSGGPDSVALMVLAARWRKAIRRGPKLIVVTVDHGLRHEAAAEARAVKILATSLGLAHHTLRWRGAKPDTGVPSAARDARYRLLARLARDHDTVHVLTAHTRDDQAETVLMRLSRGSGLVGLAAMARQSERNGVTLVRPLLDVPKARLLATLDKAKIAYATDPTNHDTAFTRPRLRALMPVLAREGCDARNLARLASRLARANVALEALTDAAERALVQVDRKSQRSEFDAEGFFTTPEEIRVRLLMRAIDRAGHEGPAELGKTEALLSALTAARTAGKMMAPVRQTLAGAIVSLARNLIVVSAAPPRRPVQTAKSGGKP; the protein is encoded by the coding sequence ATGGTTCGAGACGATTCGACGCCGATCACCGCCACTGAGGCCAGACAGCTTTTCGCCGACCTCAGGGATCTCCCAGCGATCGTCCTTGCCGTTTCCGGCGGCCCGGACTCGGTTGCCCTGATGGTTTTGGCCGCACGCTGGCGCAAGGCGATCAGGCGCGGGCCGAAGCTGATTGTCGTGACGGTCGATCACGGCCTGCGCCACGAAGCCGCGGCTGAGGCGCGCGCAGTCAAGATCCTGGCGACGTCGCTCGGTCTGGCGCATCACACCCTGCGCTGGCGCGGCGCCAAACCGGATACCGGTGTGCCGTCGGCGGCGCGCGATGCGCGCTACCGGCTGCTGGCGCGACTGGCGCGCGACCATGACACCGTGCATGTGCTGACCGCACACACCCGCGACGACCAGGCCGAGACCGTGCTGATGCGGTTGTCGCGGGGCAGTGGCCTCGTGGGGCTTGCAGCGATGGCGCGGCAGTCGGAGCGCAACGGTGTGACGCTGGTGCGGCCCTTGCTCGATGTCCCCAAGGCGCGTCTTTTAGCTACCCTCGACAAGGCGAAGATCGCCTATGCGACCGATCCGACCAACCATGACACTGCCTTCACGCGGCCGCGGCTGCGTGCACTGATGCCTGTGCTCGCCCGGGAGGGCTGCGATGCGCGCAATCTGGCGCGGCTGGCCTCACGTCTGGCGCGCGCCAATGTGGCGCTCGAGGCTCTCACCGACGCGGCCGAGCGCGCGCTGGTCCAGGTGGATCGCAAGTCGCAGCGATCCGAATTCGATGCCGAAGGCTTTTTCACGACGCCCGAGGAGATTCGTGTCCGCCTGCTGATGCGGGCGATCGATCGGGCGGGTCATGAAGGCCCGGCCGAACTGGGCAAGACCGAAGCGCTGCTGAGTGCCCTGACCGCGGCACGCACCGCCGGTAAAATGATGGCTCCCGTCAGGCAGACCCTTGCCGGCGCGATTGTCAGTTTGGCCCGGAATCTGATTGTCGTGAGCGCCGCGCCGCCGCGCCGGCCGGTCCAAACCGCAAAATCCGGTGGCAAACCTTAA
- the ybgF gene encoding tol-pal system protein YbgF translates to MSFKFHTLAATLMVIMAAIALPVHAVAQMSGQMSDDDNDPQRVERLENQIRQLTGQNEELQYRNRQLEEQIRQLQAGQGQPAAPGVAANQPVAQPPQQTYQQPPQQQTYQQQPYPQQTYQPPPPIQQSAAPVRQGGRRNDAFDPNQNPNAPGAPRALGGGQLPIDPNAQVAAPPIGAPGGRGAGEPLDLANTAPGGAAAPGGLTTLPPGATPKDEFDLGIGYIQRKDYALAEETMRNFVQKYPSDRLMADAQYWLGESMFQRQRYRDAAESFLNVTTKFETSAKAPDALLRLGQSLAALKEKEAACAALGEVARKYPRASAGVKQGVDREQKRVKC, encoded by the coding sequence ATGTCATTCAAATTTCATACGCTGGCCGCCACCTTGATGGTGATCATGGCGGCTATCGCGCTGCCCGTTCATGCCGTTGCGCAGATGTCGGGACAGATGTCCGACGACGACAACGATCCGCAGCGGGTCGAGCGTCTGGAAAACCAGATCCGCCAACTCACGGGACAAAACGAAGAGTTGCAGTACCGCAACCGCCAGCTGGAAGAGCAGATCAGGCAGTTGCAGGCCGGGCAGGGCCAGCCAGCCGCGCCTGGCGTTGCCGCCAATCAGCCGGTCGCGCAGCCCCCGCAGCAAACCTATCAACAACCGCCCCAGCAGCAGACCTATCAACAGCAACCGTATCCGCAACAGACCTACCAGCCGCCGCCGCCAATCCAGCAGTCGGCGGCTCCGGTCAGGCAGGGCGGCCGGCGCAACGATGCGTTCGATCCGAACCAGAATCCGAACGCGCCGGGCGCGCCGCGGGCGCTGGGCGGCGGCCAGTTGCCGATCGATCCCAATGCCCAGGTTGCTGCCCCACCGATCGGTGCACCGGGCGGGCGCGGGGCGGGCGAGCCGCTCGATCTCGCCAACACTGCTCCGGGTGGCGCGGCTGCGCCGGGCGGATTGACCACTCTGCCGCCGGGAGCGACGCCGAAGGACGAGTTTGATCTCGGCATCGGTTATATCCAGCGCAAGGATTATGCGCTGGCGGAAGAAACCATGCGCAATTTCGTGCAGAAGTATCCGAGCGACCGGCTGATGGCCGATGCGCAGTACTGGCTGGGCGAAAGCATGTTCCAGCGGCAGCGCTATCGCGACGCCGCGGAATCCTTCCTGAACGTCACGACCAAGTTCGAAACCTCGGCGAAGGCCCCGGATGCCCTGCTGCGGCTCGGGCAGTCGCTCGCCGCGCTTAAGGAAAAGGAAGCCGCCTGTGCGGCGCTGGGCGAAGTCGCGCGCAAGTATCCCCGTGCGTCGGCCGGGGTGAAGCAAGGCGTCGATCGCGAACAGAAACGCGTGAAGTGCTAG
- the pal gene encoding peptidoglycan-associated lipoprotein Pal, with protein sequence MMNQMRILQGFNGLKLAAVLVVALSMGACANKNGMNGADGGAMAGAATPGSQQDFVVNVGDRVFFESDQTELSPQAIATLDKQAQWLQSYNRYAFTIEGHADERGTREYNIALGARRAQSVRTYLASRGIDPSRMRTISYGKERPVAVCNDISCWSQNRRAVTVLNAGS encoded by the coding sequence ATGATGAATCAGATGCGTATCCTCCAGGGATTCAATGGATTGAAGCTGGCCGCCGTACTGGTCGTGGCGCTGTCGATGGGCGCCTGCGCCAACAAGAATGGCATGAACGGCGCCGACGGCGGTGCCATGGCGGGCGCGGCTACCCCGGGCAGCCAGCAAGACTTCGTGGTCAATGTCGGCGACCGCGTGTTCTTCGAAAGCGACCAGACCGAGCTGTCGCCGCAGGCGATCGCGACCCTCGACAAGCAGGCGCAGTGGCTGCAGTCCTACAATCGTTATGCCTTCACCATCGAAGGCCATGCGGATGAACGCGGTACCCGCGAATACAACATTGCGCTCGGTGCGCGTCGCGCCCAGTCGGTTCGCACCTATCTCGCCTCGCGCGGCATCGATCCGAGCCGGATGCGCACGATCTCCTACGGCAAGGAGCGCCCTGTGGCGGTGTGTAACGACATCTCCTGCTGGTCGCAGAACCGCCGTGCGGTCACCGTGCTGAACGCCGGCTCGTAA
- a CDS encoding dicarboxylate/amino acid:cation symporter, protein MTTADIAIPPLSAKPAPLYKSLFLQVLVALLLGIVIGMAWPDVAIGLKFFSDGFLKLISMIVSPIVFCVVVHGIAGTGDLKKVGRVGVKALVYFEVMTTVALALGILLAYVFGPGHGMNIDTSTLDPKALNTYADNAHKLQGGGLSAFILNIIPSTSFDALARNDVLQVLFFAVLFGVALSLVGEKGEPVGRVIEAASSVLFKAMGLIVRLAPLGVLGAVAYTVGRYGVGSLKQLVSLVMLFYVAVAFFVLIVLGAVMRLAGLSIFKFLGYLREELTIVLATASSDAVLPQVMRKLEAMGVKQSVVGLVIPTGYSFNLDAFSMYLTLAVVFIAQATNTPLSTGDLLLVLAISLVTSKGAHGVPGSAIVILAATLNAVPTIPAIGLVLVLSVDWFIGMARAVGNLIGNCVATVVIAAWEKDLDRDKAIKVLNGDIAVDLTAS, encoded by the coding sequence ATGACCACCGCAGACATTGCCATCCCGCCGCTGTCGGCGAAACCCGCTCCGCTTTACAAGTCGTTGTTTCTGCAGGTTCTTGTCGCGTTGCTGCTGGGCATCGTGATCGGCATGGCATGGCCGGATGTCGCGATCGGTCTAAAGTTCTTCAGCGATGGCTTCCTGAAGCTGATTTCGATGATCGTGTCGCCGATCGTGTTCTGCGTCGTGGTGCATGGCATCGCCGGTACCGGCGATCTGAAGAAAGTCGGCCGGGTCGGGGTGAAGGCGCTGGTCTATTTCGAGGTCATGACAACAGTGGCGCTCGCGCTCGGCATTCTTCTCGCTTATGTGTTCGGCCCCGGCCACGGGATGAACATCGACACCTCGACCCTCGACCCCAAGGCGCTCAACACCTATGCCGATAATGCCCACAAGCTGCAGGGCGGCGGTCTGAGCGCTTTCATCCTCAACATCATTCCGTCCACCTCGTTCGATGCGCTGGCGCGTAACGACGTGCTCCAGGTGTTGTTCTTCGCGGTGCTGTTCGGCGTTGCCCTGTCGCTGGTGGGCGAAAAGGGCGAGCCGGTCGGACGGGTGATCGAAGCGGCATCGAGCGTGCTGTTCAAGGCAATGGGACTGATCGTGCGTCTGGCACCGCTCGGCGTGCTCGGGGCGGTGGCTTACACAGTCGGCCGCTACGGCGTCGGATCGCTCAAGCAGCTCGTCTCGCTGGTCATGTTGTTCTATGTCGCGGTCGCGTTCTTCGTGCTGATCGTGCTCGGTGCCGTGATGCGGCTGGCCGGTCTCAGCATCTTCAAGTTCCTCGGCTATCTGCGCGAGGAGTTGACCATCGTGCTGGCGACGGCGTCGTCGGACGCGGTGTTGCCGCAGGTGATGCGCAAGCTGGAGGCCATGGGCGTCAAGCAGTCGGTGGTCGGCCTGGTGATCCCGACCGGCTATTCCTTCAACCTCGACGCGTTTTCGATGTATTTGACTCTGGCGGTGGTCTTCATCGCACAGGCCACCAACACGCCGCTGTCGACCGGCGATCTGCTGCTGGTGCTGGCGATCTCGCTGGTCACCTCGAAGGGCGCCCATGGCGTGCCCGGCTCGGCCATCGTCATTCTTGCGGCGACACTGAATGCCGTTCCCACCATTCCGGCCATCGGCCTTGTGCTGGTGCTGTCGGTCGACTGGTTCATCGGCATGGCCCGGGCCGTCGGCAACCTGATCGGGAACTGCGTCGCCACCGTCGTCATCGCGGCCTGGGAAAAAGATCTCGACCGCGACAAGGCAATCAAGGTGTTGAACGGGGACATCGCCGTCGATCTGACGGCGTCCTGA
- a CDS encoding N-acyl amino acid synthase FeeM domain-containing protein yields MDYRLAETDADKEEIYQLRYRAYLNEGAIEPRADARLTDRFDDLRNSWIFGIYVDGVLASSIRISVATPDNPLTPAVDAFADLLEPELAKGKIIVDPNRFVADPVRAKRFPELPYVTVRLGYVACAYFEADIGTATVRREHQAFYRRVFLQNALCAPRRYPTLTKPLSLMAADYAVVRERIFERYPYFRSTFFERRMLFERRLEPATEAIMQLSEPAMGDASLAPRS; encoded by the coding sequence GTGGACTACCGGCTTGCCGAAACAGACGCGGACAAAGAGGAAATCTATCAGCTGCGCTATCGTGCCTATCTGAACGAAGGTGCGATCGAACCCCGGGCCGATGCCAGATTGACCGACCGCTTTGATGATCTCAGGAATTCCTGGATCTTCGGTATTTACGTCGACGGCGTTCTCGCCAGCTCCATTCGGATCAGCGTGGCGACGCCGGATAATCCGCTCACGCCGGCCGTCGATGCTTTTGCCGATCTGCTGGAGCCGGAATTGGCCAAGGGGAAAATCATCGTCGATCCGAACCGGTTCGTCGCCGATCCCGTTCGCGCCAAGCGTTTTCCCGAATTGCCATATGTGACAGTTCGTCTTGGCTATGTGGCCTGCGCCTATTTCGAGGCCGATATCGGCACGGCGACCGTGCGCAGGGAGCATCAGGCGTTCTATCGCCGGGTCTTCCTGCAGAATGCGCTGTGCGCGCCGCGGCGCTATCCGACCCTGACCAAACCGCTCAGCCTGATGGCGGCCGATTATGCGGTCGTGCGCGAGAGGATCTTCGAGCGCTATCCCTATTTCCGGTCGACCTTCTTTGAGCGGCGCATGCTGTTCGAGCGCCGCCTCGAGCCGGCGACCGAAGCGATCATGCAGCTCTCCGAGCCTGCGATGGGCGATGCGTCCCTCGCGCCGCGCTCCTGA